The Calditrichota bacterium sequence GTCCTTTCGCCATGACCTCCTGGAGCCCGCAAACCTCAGAAGGGCGGTGGTTCTTCCATCCGGCAGGGCGGCAGTTGCAGGGCATTCGCGCCACCAGACAGCCGAGCCCCTGGATCGGCGACTACGGCCAATTTGTCCTGATGCCGCAAACCGGCCGCCTGCTCCCGGATGTGCGGCAGAGAACTTCGGTTTTCCGCCCTGACCACACCTTATACCTTCCGCACTACTTCAAGACTTACTTGGGGCGCTACCGCGTAACGGTGGAGCTTACGCCCACGGAGCGCTGCGCCATTCTGCGCCTGACCTTTCCCCCAGGGCAGCCGTGTCGGCTCATCGTCCACCCATTTGCCGGGCAAACGCATCTCGCCTTCGACTTTCACGGGCGTCGGTTGCGGGGGTACACAACTGCAAACAGCGGCGGCGTACCTGAAGACTTTGCCGCCTACTTCGTGATCTCTTTCGACTGTGCGCTCCTGCCGGAAGAGTCCGGTTTCTTCCGCGGCCCGGAAACGTCCTATGGAGCGAAAACTGCGAGCGGCGACGGGCTTGGGGCGTTCGTCGGCCTCGAGCCGCCGGCGGATGGTGTGGTGCACATCCGCGTGGGCACCTCCTTCGTCGACTGGGACCAGGCAGAGCACAATCTTGCCCAAGAAGTTGGCACGCGCTCATTTGACGAAGTTATGGCCGAAGGGCACGAGGTGTGGAGCAAGATTCTGGGCCTCATCGACATAGAAGGAGCCACGGAAGACCAGGCGCGTACTTTTTACTCGGCGCTCTATCGCACTGTCCTCTTTCCCCATGCCTGGCATGAAATCCGGCCCTCCGGCGAAGTCGTGCATCGCAGTCCCTATGACGGCGGGCTCCATCCTGGAGTGCTCTACACCGATCAAGGGGCATGGGACGTCTATCGCACCCAATACCCCCTGCTCAGCATTCTCTTCCCCGAGCGACTGGCAGAAATCATCCAAGGATGGACGAACGCGTACAAAGAGGGCGGCTGGTTCCCTAAATGGGCCAGCCCGGGCTACCGCTCGTGCATGATCGGCACGCACATCGACGCCATTATCGCCGACGCCTACGTAAAAGGGATCCGCTCCTTTGACGTTGAAACGGCCTACGCGGGGATGCGCAAACACGCCTGGCAACCCGGATCTGCGGACGGTGCGGTCGGGCGAAAGGGACTGGAACACTACCTGCGCCTGGGTTACGTCCCTGCCGACCTCGTCGAGGAGAGCGTTTCGCGCACGTTGGACTTTGCCTACAACGACTTTTGCATTGCCCAGGTGGCAAAAGGGCTTGGTCGCAGCGAGGACTATGAGGCGCTCATCGCCAGGGCGTTCAATTACAAGAGGGTGTTTGACCCGGCCGTGGGCTTTATGCGGGGAAGAAATGCAGATGGCTCCTGGGTCACGCCCTTCGACCAGTTCGCCTGGGGGGGTCCCTACGTGGAAGGGGGCGTGTGGCAATGTGGGTGGGCGGTGCAACACGACCCGGCTGGCCTGATCGAACTCATGGGAGGCAGAGAGCAATTCCTGGCCAAGCTTGACACCCTGCTGGCCACCCCGCCCTATTTTGAGGTGGGCTCCTACAACAGCGAGATTCACGAGATGACCGAGATGGCCGCGGTCGATTTTGGCCAATACGCCCACTCCAACCAACCCAGCCACCACGTGCTCTACCTCTTCGCCGCCGCTGGTGCACCCTGGAAGACCCAGTATTGGGTGCGTCGCGTGTTGCACGAACTCTACGGTCCGGGGCCTGAAGGTTTTTGCGGCGACGAGGACAACGGCGAAATGTCCGCCTGGTACATCTTCAGCGCGCTGGGGTTCTACCCGCTGTGCCCTGGACATCCGTCCTACGTGCTAGGCAGCCCACTTTTCAAGCGGGCCGCGATCCATCTGCCCAACGGCAGGACCTTTACCGTCTCGGCGCCCAACAACGGTCGCCAGAACGTCTATGTAAGCCGAGCGAGGCTGAACGGACAGCCATACAAGAAGACCTACTTGTTGCACGAGTCCATTCTTCAGGGAGGTGAGCTGCAGTTGAGTATGAGCTCCAAGGCGTACATCGAGGAGGGCGAGCAGTGGGAACCCCCGTTCTCGCTCTCGGCGAGGCAGCAGTAGGGTCCATGGCGCTTACCTGAGCTGTCGTCTTTTCGGGCTTCGCGAGGAGGACACAGGATCACACGACGCGCTGCACTTTCCGGAGGCGGATTGCCGCGGACAGTTGGTGATTCCCTGCGAACCGTAGACCCGCAGCGCTGCCGAGCAGAAGAGCCCGGTATAGAAACCTGAGGATAAACATGCACCGATGGAAACAGCATCGAGAAACAGCGCTCAGTTCTGAACAGGAGCAGGCGTTGCCCAGGGAGGTCTTCCGCTGGATAAGGCTCCTATTCTGGAGCAACCTCATCGCTATTCCAGCCTCGGCGCTCCTCTATGGCGAACACTTTGATGTCGTTACCTACCCTCTCAGCTGGTTGGGCAACCCTTCCACCATTGGCGGTCTCCCCAATCAGCGCGGCATGTTGATATTCGATGCCAACCTCCTCTTTTCCTCGTTCGTCTGCCTGCGGTTAGCCAGGTTGAGCTGGCGCGGCGCGCGCACGCCCATCCTGCGGATTGTGGCTTTCCTCTTCCTGTTGGCGGCCGTCGGACTTGTCGTGGCAATGGCACCATGTGCTACACACGACCCTGTGCACCGCATTGGCGCCGGCCTGATGACCACGTCGTTTTGGCTCCTGGGCTTTGTGCTTCTCTTTGAGACGCGCCGCTACGCCCGTCCCTTGTGGTTTTATCCCACAGTGGTGGCAAACCACCTTTTCTTGTACATCTACGCAGCCATGTTCTTTGCCAATCGTCCAGCGCAAACACTGCTGCAGAAGGTCGCTTTCTTCGGGTTGTTATGGAACCTCTACCTGCCGGCGCGGCGCGCCCTTGCCCACGCTCCCCAGGAAACTCCAGAGCCGGAACTTGGCCTGGAGCTGAGCGAGAATTAGGTGGAAATTTAGCTCGTGCGGGGACAGAAGAACTTTGCTCCAAGTGACCGAAGAGATCGTCGAGTCTGCAGTCCTTGGCGGAGGGCTCTTAGGCGGCGGTGGCGGCGGTTCCCTTGAGGAGGGACTGGCTCTTGGACGGGCAGCGCTGGCCCGAGGGTTAGTACTCTTGCGGGACATCGAGGAGCTGCCGCCAGAGGCAACCGTGGTCACCGTCTCATTGGTGGGCGCGCCTGCCGCGCCGGAGCGGTGTGTCACCCCCGAGCACTTTGTGCGCGCAGTGGAAATCTTACGAGACGGGAGCCGGCTCGCAATAGACGCGCTCATCACCTCGGAAAACGGTGGCTTTGCCACGGTGAATGGGTGGTATCAGTCCGCCGTGTTGAGCATCCCGGTGCTGGACGCCCCTTGCAACGGGCGGGCTCATCCTCTCGGGCTCATGGGGTCCATGGGCCTGCATCGCCTGGCAGAATACCGCGCGGGCGCGGCCGCCGTGGGTGGGGATGCGCAGCGAGGCCACTTGGTTGAGGAATTCTGCTGCGGGTCGCTCGAGGAGGTAACGGCCCGTGTGCGACAAGCGGCGATCGCGGCCGGAGGGATGGTGGCCGTGGCGCGCAATCCGGTGCCTGTCTCCTATGTCCGTCA is a genomic window containing:
- a CDS encoding glycoside hydrolase family 92 protein, whose amino-acid sequence is PFAMTSWSPQTSEGRWFFHPAGRQLQGIRATRQPSPWIGDYGQFVLMPQTGRLLPDVRQRTSVFRPDHTLYLPHYFKTYLGRYRVTVELTPTERCAILRLTFPPGQPCRLIVHPFAGQTHLAFDFHGRRLRGYTTANSGGVPEDFAAYFVISFDCALLPEESGFFRGPETSYGAKTASGDGLGAFVGLEPPADGVVHIRVGTSFVDWDQAEHNLAQEVGTRSFDEVMAEGHEVWSKILGLIDIEGATEDQARTFYSALYRTVLFPHAWHEIRPSGEVVHRSPYDGGLHPGVLYTDQGAWDVYRTQYPLLSILFPERLAEIIQGWTNAYKEGGWFPKWASPGYRSCMIGTHIDAIIADAYVKGIRSFDVETAYAGMRKHAWQPGSADGAVGRKGLEHYLRLGYVPADLVEESVSRTLDFAYNDFCIAQVAKGLGRSEDYEALIARAFNYKRVFDPAVGFMRGRNADGSWVTPFDQFAWGGPYVEGGVWQCGWAVQHDPAGLIELMGGREQFLAKLDTLLATPPYFEVGSYNSEIHEMTEMAAVDFGQYAHSNQPSHHVLYLFAAAGAPWKTQYWVRRVLHELYGPGPEGFCGDEDNGEMSAWYIFSALGFYPLCPGHPSYVLGSPLFKRAAIHLPNGRTFTVSAPNNGRQNVYVSRARLNGQPYKKTYLLHESILQGGELQLSMSSKAYIEEGEQWEPPFSLSARQQ
- a CDS encoding DUF917 family protein; protein product: MLQVTEEIVESAVLGGGLLGGGGGGSLEEGLALGRAALARGLVLLRDIEELPPEATVVTVSLVGAPAAPERCVTPEHFVRAVEILRDGSRLAIDALITSENGGFATVNGWYQSAVLSIPVLDAPCNGRAHPLGLMGSMGLHRLAEYRAGAAAVGGDAQRGHLVEEFCCGSLEEVTARVRQAAIAAGGMVAVARNPVPVSYVRQHAAVGAISQAMRLGAILRNASGISAKLQALSTEIGARTIGPGEVTQVERRTAGGFDVGSVLVMVGQDQYELSFWNEYMTIECAGERLATFPDLIATLESDEGRPLTTAAIATGQRVALVTIPWDRLILGSGMRDAGLYEQAEKAIGKKLRPLPRALCQWPQ